The following proteins are encoded in a genomic region of Glycine max cultivar Williams 82 chromosome 18, Glycine_max_v4.0, whole genome shotgun sequence:
- the LOC100810014 gene encoding uncharacterized protein, which translates to MAQRKTHSPTYWWRMFGSQTPNLQKLAIKILSLTCSASGCERNWSVFEQIHSKKRNRLEHKRLHDLVFVKYNQQLKPRYNARDEIDPISLNDIDVCNEWLVGEMDQDDDNDAGNDLVFEDDDALNWATVYQASGVGECRMYTRRKKQKTSVDVAQTSKK; encoded by the exons ATGgctcaaaggaaaacccattctcCTA CATATTGGTGGCGAATGTTTGGGTCACAAACTCCAAATTTGCAGAAGCTAGCTATTAAGATTTTGAGTTTGACTTGCAGTGCTTCAGGATGTGAAAGAAATTGGAGTGTGTTTGAGCAA attcattccaaaaaaagaaataggctTGAGCACAAGAGGTTGCATGATTTGGTGTTTGTCAAATACAACCAACAATTGAAGCCAAGATATAATGCAagagatgaaattgatccaatttCTCTTAATGATATTGATGTATGCAATGAATGGCTCGTGGGAGAGATGGAtcaagatgatgataatgatgctggaaatgatttggtatttgaagatgatgatgctcTAAATTGGGCAACTGTGTATCAGGCTTCGGGGGTTGGAGAGTGTAGGATGTATACTAGGCggaaaaagcaaaaaacaagTGTTGATGTTGCCCAaacttctaaaaaatag
- the LOC102661243 gene encoding cell division cycle protein 48 homolog, protein MEQIFVHDVLWLGYRREIDIGVPDEVERLEVLRVHTKNMKLLDDVDLERIAKDTHGYVGADLAALCTEAALQCIREKMDVIDLEDESIDAKVLNSMAVSNEHFYIVLGTSNSSALREIVVEVPNVSWEDIGGLENVKRELQETVQYPMEHPEKFEKFGMSPSKGVLFYGPPGCGKTLLAKAIANECQANFIHVKGPELLTMWFGESEANVREIFYKTRQSTPCVLFFDELDSIATQLG, encoded by the exons ATGGAACAAATTTTTGTTCATGATGTACTATGGCTTGGTTATAGAAG GGAAATTGATATTGGTGTTCCTGATGAAGTTGAAAGACTTGAAGTCCTTCGCGTACATACCAAAAACATGAAGCTTTTAGATGAT GTTGATCTAGAGAGAATTGCAAAAGATACTCATGGATATGTTGGTGCTGACCTTGCTGCCCTTTGCACTGAAGCTGCTCTTCAATGCATCAGGGAGAAGATGGATGTCATTGATTTGGAAGATGAAAGTATTGATGCTAAAGTACTGAATTCTATGGCAGTTTCAAATGAGCATTTCTATATTGTTCTAGGAACAAGCAATTCATCTGCTTTACGAGAAATT GTTGTTGAGGTGCCTAATGTTAGCTGGGAGGATATTGGAGGCCTTGAGAATGTCAAGCGTGAGCTGCAAGAG ACTGTTCAATATCCTATGGAGCACCCAGAAAAATTTGAGAAGTTTGGTATGTCACCGTCAAAAGGGGTTCTCTTCTATGGTCCTCCAGGATGTGGAAAAACTTTGTTGGCCAAAGCAATTGCTAATGAATGTCAAGCTAACTTCATCCATGTGAAGGGCCCAGAATTGCTCACTATGTGGTTTGGTGAAAGTGAAGCCAATGTTCGAGAAATTTTTTACAAGACCAGACAATCAACTCCATGTGTCCTCTTCTTTGATGAGCTTGATTCCATTGCTACTCAATTGGGTTGA